In one bacterium genomic region, the following are encoded:
- a CDS encoding type II toxin-antitoxin system RelE/ParE family toxin produces MRYEVILAPEAVEDLRKLRANERATVNDALERYLRHEPEKVSKSRIKALKGLRRPKYRLRVDDIRVFYDVTPSRVDVLAIMPKAKIVAWLEKKGEKI; encoded by the coding sequence ATGAGATATGAGGTCATTCTCGCGCCGGAAGCGGTGGAGGATCTTCGAAAGCTCCGGGCGAACGAGCGGGCGACGGTAAACGATGCCTTGGAGCGCTATTTGAGGCATGAGCCCGAAAAGGTGAGCAAGAGCCGAATCAAGGCGTTGAAGGGGTTGCGACGCCCGAAATATCGGTTGCGCGTCGACGATATTCGGGTTTTTTACGATGTGACGCCGTCGCGGGTCGATGTCCTGGCGATCATGCCGAAGGCCAAAATCGTCGCATGGCTGGAAAAGAAAGGGGAAAAGATATGA